AGTCGATGCGCGACGCGTTCTTCCGCGATCTGCTGTCGACCCGGTACCGGCCCGACGAGCTGCCGGAGCAGCGGATCGCGTTCATGGAACTGCCGCCGCCGGACGTGTCGATCCAAACGCTCAGCATCCGGCTCATTCGTTCGGAGGCGTTAAACCGAAAGAAGGAGCGGGATTGGCAGCTGCTTCGTTTCGGAACCGGCAATATCGTGCGGGAGGTGCTGGCGCGGGAGCTCGAGAGCAGCGCGAACGTGTCGGCGGAGGTCGTCGAATATACGGATAAGGAGTTCGTCGTCGTCTTCTTAGGCGTAGACCCGTCCGCGCCGCTCCCGGCCGAGGCGATCATGAATGTATCGACGCACATCGTCGACAACGTGCTCAAGTTTATGAAAATTTCCGTCATGGGCGGGCTCGGCCGGCCGTACCGCGGCTATCACGCGGTCATCGATTCGTATCTCGACAGTCAGGTCGCGGTCGAGCACGCGGAAATGAGCGAGATCAACCGGATTTATCGGTTCGAGGACGTCCGCGATTCCAGCGAGGGGAAGCAAGCGTCCCTGGATTGGATCGGGAGAATCAACGAAGCGATCTACCAGAAGCAGCCGTCCATCGTCATGGAGCTGTGGCAGCGGTTTAAGCGGCAGCTCGAGACCGAAACCGCTTCCCTGCCCGTCCTGCGAGGCGCCTACGCGGGCGTCATCAGCGCGCTGTGGACGGCGTGGTGCGCGTCGTCGGACGAAGGCGCCGTCGACGTCGGGCTCGAGGAGCTGCTGCTGGCGCTCCATCGCTGCGAAAGCGCCAAGCAGGCGACCGAATGGACGGAGGAGCAGATCGGCCGGTGGCTGCAGCGGATGACGGAATCCGTGCAGGGGAAGAAAAGCCACGCGCTCGTCGAGCGGGTCGTGAAGGAGTACGTGGAGACGTGCTATCACAAAACGATTACGCTCGAGGAGATCGCCGCCGAGCTGCATGTGAACCGCAATTATTTGAGCCAGCTGTTCAAGCGGGTGACCGGGGAGCCGTTCGTTACCTATTTGAACAAATACCGGGTCGAAAAAGCGAAGGAGCTGATCGGCACGGGCAAATACATGATTTACGAGATCAGCGAGATGGTCGGCTTTCAAAACTCCACGTATTTCAGCCAAGTGTTCAAGTCGATCGCCGGCTGCAGTCCGTCCGAATACGTTCGGTAACATCATTTTCACGAGGAGAAACGGGGCGTAACGAAAATGAAATCCGCATTGCGCAAATTGAGATCGATCGACGCGCTTGAACGGATCGGCGCGGGGGCGGCCGATCCGCTCGTCGGCGAGTTCGTCCGCGAGGGCGCGAAATTCGCCGTCGCCGTTGACGGCGAGCCGCGGCTCGAAGAAACTTATTATACGGCCGCCAGGAAATTGCTGGATTGCATTAAGCCGAACGGGGACGGCCAGCCGATCTTGCAGGAGGGCGGCGTGTACTTCGGCTGCTGGCTGGAGAGCACCGGCACGATCAACGCGGAGCTGCTGTCGCGCTTTCTGCCGACGGTCGCGCGCGGCACGTTCGAGCAGTTCGCCGATTTGCAGCGGGAGGACGGGCTGCTCCCTTACAAGATCACCGGAGAGGGAGCCGTGTTCAAGCAAATTCAGCTCGTCACGCCGCCGGCGCGAAGCGTCTGGAACCATGCGGCGCTGCACGGGGAAGACGACGAGTACTTGCGCAAGATGTACGACGCGTTGAGCCGGTACGACGGCTGGCTGGCGGCGAACCGAGATACGCGCGGGACGGGCTGCGTCGAGGCGTTCTGCGCCTTCGATACCGGGCATGACTTGTCCGCCCGCTTCTGGCACGTGCCGGATACGCCGTACCGGAACGACCCGTCCCGGTACGACCCGCACTCTCCGGTGCTGCCGTTCCTCGCGCCGGATTTGACGGCGAGCGTGTACTGCTCCCGCTTGTATTTAAAGCGCATGGCGGAGCGGCTGGGCCTTGCGGAGGAAGCCGCGCGATGGGCGGAGCGGGCCGAGGCGTCGCTGCGCAGCTTGTTCGAGCACTGCTACGACGCCGGCGACGATTTCTTCTACGACGTCGACCGGACCGGCAGCTTCGTCCGCGTCCAGTCCGACGTGCTGCTGCGCGTGCTCGCCTGCGAAGTCGGCGACGATGCGCTGTTCGAGCGGATGCTGCGAAAATATTTGCTCAACACGCGGAAATTTTTCGCCAAATATCCGTATCCGTCGGTCGCGATGGACGACCCGCGGTTCGACCCGCACGCCGCTCAGAACTCCTGGTCGGGGCCGACCAATTTCCTCAGCCTCATTCGGACGGCGCACGCGTTCGAAGCGCACGGCCGGCATGTGGAGCTGACGTGGATTTTGCAGCCGATCGTGTCCGCGGTTTCGCGGATGGAACGGTTCGCGCAGACGTTGAACCCGTGGACCGGCGAAGAAGGCTATACGGAGACGTATTCGCCGGCGATTCTGTGCGCCTTGGATTTCATCGAGCGGCTGTGCGGCGTCCTGCCGACGCCGAACGGAGACGTCTGGCTGACGGGGCTGCTGCCGGCGACGCGCGATCACGGCGTCGCGCTGGCGGCGGAGACGGCTTATGCGCGGACGATCGACGGACGTTCTTATGAATTGGTCAACGGCGCGGACGAGTGCGAATGGTACGTCGACGGGGCGCTCGTCTGCCGGTTCCCGGCGGGCGTGCGGCTCGTGGCGGACCGGCGTGGCGCGCTCCAGTCGATCGTCGGCATGGCGGCGGGCGGCGTCGAGGGCGTCGTCGAATACGAAGGTCGCGCGTACCCGATCCGCCTCGCGGGGAACGAGGTCGCCGCGTTCCGGGACGGCCTGTTCGTCACGGCGTCCGCGCCGGGCGTCGCGTCCATTACTTATTAAGCGGGAAGGGGTTTAGCCGATGCTTCGCAAAGAAGACATTCAACTGAGGGATCCGTTCGTCCTCCCGGTCGAGGAAACCGGGGAGTACTATTTGTACGGGTCGACGGACAAAAATATTTGGAGAGGGCCCGCCACCGGCTTCGACACGTACCGGAGCAAAGACTTGGCGACGTGGGAAGGCCCGTTCCCGGCGTTCCGCCCCGGCCCCGATTTTTGGTCGGATACGCAGTATTGGGCGTCCGAGGTGCACCGGTACCAGGGCCGCTACTATATGTTCGCTACGTTCAAGGCGGAAGGCGTCTGCCGCGGCACGCAAATTCTCGTGTCCGACGGTCCCGCGGGACCGTTCGTCCCGCACAGCGACGGCCCGGTCACGCCGCGCGACTGGGAGTGCCTCGACGGGACGCTGTACGTCGACCGGGCCGGCCGGCCGTGGATGGTGTTCTGCCACGAGTGGGTGCAGGTGAAGGACGGCACGATCTGCGCGGTTCCGCTGACGGCTAATTTGGAACGCGCGGACGGGGAGCCCGTCACGCTGTTCGCGGCGAGCGAGGCGCCTTGGGTCGAACCGATTCGGGAGGGCGACGTGTACGTGACGGACGGCCCGTTCCTGCATACGTGCGCGGACGGCACCTTGCTCATGCTGTGGTCGAGCTTTAAGGGCGGCAAGTACGCGCAGGGGATCGCCCGCTCGACGACGGGCGGCGTGACGGGGCCGTGGGTGCAGGAGAGCGAGCCGCTGTACGAGAGCGACGGCGGGCACGGCATGATTTTTCGCGCGTTCGACGGACGGCTGTTCTTGGCGCTGCATACGCCGAACAAGACGCCCGACGAGCGGCCGGTGTTCATCGAGCTCCGCGAGGAGAACGGCCGGTTGAAGGCGGTATAGTTGGTGAAGCGACGGCAGCTTTCTGCTCCGTCGCTTTTTTCGTATGCGAATTAGCGGATGCCCTGTCCGTTATTTTGCCGTTGTACGTTGTTTCGCCGAAAATAACGGACAATGCATTCCGCTATTTGTCCGCACCGGCTTCGATCTTGACGTCCCAAATCGATAGGGATAAAGTGGGAACGTGTGCACCATGCCATGCTTGGAGGTCAGTCCGATGCTGAAACGGTTTTTCTCGTATTACCGACCCTATAAAACGTTGTTCCTCGTGGATTTCTGCTGCGCCGTCGTCGCGGCCGTGCTCGAGCTCGGCTTCCCGATCGCCGTCAATCAAGTCGTCGACCGGCTGCTGCCGAGCGGCAATTGGACGGTGATCGTCTGGGCGTGCCTCGGCCTGCTGGCGCTCTATCTTCTTACGATGTTCCTGAATTTTATCGTCATCTATTGGGGGCATAAGCTCGGGATCAACATCGAGACGGACATGCGGCGCGCGCTGTATGCGCATATGCAGAAGCTGTCGTTCCGCTTTTTCGACAACAACAAAACCGGCCATATGATTTCGCGCCTCACGACCGATTTGTTCGAAATCGGGGAGGTCGCCCACCACGGGCCGGAAGATTTGTTCATCGCGATCATGACGCTGATGGGCGCCTTCACGTTGATGGCGTTCCTCAACTGGAAGCTGGCGCTGCTGACGTTCGCGATCATTCCGCTCATCATGTGGCTCGTCATCGTCTGCAATCAGCGGATGACGAAGGCGGTCGACCGGATGTACCGAGACGTCGCCGATTTCAACGCGCGCGTCGAGGACAGCATCGGCGGCATTCGCGTCGTGCAGGCGTTCGCCAACGAGAAGCACGAGCGGAAGCTGTTCGAGGCGAACAATTTGCGCTTTCGCGACGCGAAAATTTTGCAATATAAAATCATGGGCTTCAACTTGTCGATCAGCTATATGCTCATGCGGCTCGTGCAGGTGTTCGTGCTGATCAGCGGGGCGTATTTCGTCATTCGCGGCGAGCTGACCGCCGGGGAGTTCATCGGCTTCCTGCTGCTGACAAACGTCTTCTTCCGGCCGATCGAGAAAATCAACGCGATCATCGAAAGCTATCCGAAAGGGATCGCCGGCTTCAAACGGTTCGTCGAAATCATGGATACGGCACCGGACGTGGCCGACGCTCCGGACGCTGCCCCGGTGAGCGGGCTGCGCGGCGACATTCGCTACGAAGGCGTGTCGTTCGGCTATGAAGGGCAGCGGCGGGTGCTCGACGGCATCGACCTCGCCATCCGCGCCGGGGAAACGATCGCCTTCGTCGGGCCGTCGGGGGCGGGGAAGACGACGCTGTGCAGCCTGCTCCCGCGCTTCTACGACGCGGATGAAGGGCGCATTACGATCGACGGCATCGACATTAAGAAAATGACGCTCGAATCGCTCCGGAAGCACATCGGCGTCGTACAGCAGGACGTGTTCCTGTTCTCCGGCACGCTGCGGGAAAACATCTCGTACGGCAAGCTCGACGCGACGGAGGAAGAGCTGTGGGAGGCGGCGCGGCGGGCGCGGCTCGAGGAGTTCATCCGCGCGCAGCCGGACGGGCTCGAGACGGTCGTCGGCGAGCGCGGCGTGAAGCTGTCGGGCGGGCAGAAGCAGCGCCTTGCGATCGCGAGGATGTTCTTGAAAAATCCGCCGATCCTGATTCTCGACGAGGCGACGTCCGCGCTCGACACCGAGACGGAGGCGGCGATCCAGCAGTCGCTCGCGGAGCTGTCCGAGGGGCGGACGACGCTCGTCATCGCGCATCGCCTCGCTACGATCAAGCATGCGGACCGGATCGTCGTCGTCACCGAGGACGGCATCGCGGAGCAGGGCCGGCACGAGGAGCTGCTCGCGATCGGGGGCGTGTACCGGCGGCTGCACGAGGCGCAGTTCGGTCCGGCGGCGGAAGAGGCCGTCCGCTAAGCGCTTAGGGCCGTGGGCATGTGGTTCGATCGTCCCTCGAGGGACGCTGGGCGCGGCCGAGTGGCTCCGCCGCGTCCGGCTTAACCGCGTTCGCGGCGGAGCCACTCGGCCATCCGGTCGATCGCGGCTTCGTGCGCGAGATACGGGAGATGGTGGCCGTACCCTTGATAGAGGTGGAGCTCGGCCGGGACGCCCAGCTCCTTCAGCCGCGCGTATAGGTCGAGGCCGTGGCCGACGTCGACCTGCGCGTCCGCGGTGCCGTGCACGACGAGCGTCGGGCAGCGCCATCGGCCGGCCAGGTGCAGCGG
This genomic stretch from Paenibacillus sp. harbors:
- a CDS encoding response regulator transcription factor gives rise to the protein MKTILLADDDQYVIEGLMRHIPWDELGVRVVGTAADGKEAFEKFRALKPDIVITDVYMPEMDGFQLTEAILAVDPDVPVVFLSGYDDFANARKAVSFGIQHFLLKPPSLTEIVFVVREVIEALDENRERDELLKKYVSQQHVLRQSMRDAFFRDLLSTRYRPDELPEQRIAFMELPPPDVSIQTLSIRLIRSEALNRKKERDWQLLRFGTGNIVREVLARELESSANVSAEVVEYTDKEFVVVFLGVDPSAPLPAEAIMNVSTHIVDNVLKFMKISVMGGLGRPYRGYHAVIDSYLDSQVAVEHAEMSEINRIYRFEDVRDSSEGKQASLDWIGRINEAIYQKQPSIVMELWQRFKRQLETETASLPVLRGAYAGVISALWTAWCASSDEGAVDVGLEELLLALHRCESAKQATEWTEEQIGRWLQRMTESVQGKKSHALVERVVKEYVETCYHKTITLEEIAAELHVNRNYLSQLFKRVTGEPFVTYLNKYRVEKAKELIGTGKYMIYEISEMVGFQNSTYFSQVFKSIAGCSPSEYVR
- a CDS encoding MGH1-like glycoside hydrolase domain-containing protein, translating into MKSALRKLRSIDALERIGAGAADPLVGEFVREGAKFAVAVDGEPRLEETYYTAARKLLDCIKPNGDGQPILQEGGVYFGCWLESTGTINAELLSRFLPTVARGTFEQFADLQREDGLLPYKITGEGAVFKQIQLVTPPARSVWNHAALHGEDDEYLRKMYDALSRYDGWLAANRDTRGTGCVEAFCAFDTGHDLSARFWHVPDTPYRNDPSRYDPHSPVLPFLAPDLTASVYCSRLYLKRMAERLGLAEEAARWAERAEASLRSLFEHCYDAGDDFFYDVDRTGSFVRVQSDVLLRVLACEVGDDALFERMLRKYLLNTRKFFAKYPYPSVAMDDPRFDPHAAQNSWSGPTNFLSLIRTAHAFEAHGRHVELTWILQPIVSAVSRMERFAQTLNPWTGEEGYTETYSPAILCALDFIERLCGVLPTPNGDVWLTGLLPATRDHGVALAAETAYARTIDGRSYELVNGADECEWYVDGALVCRFPAGVRLVADRRGALQSIVGMAAGGVEGVVEYEGRAYPIRLAGNEVAAFRDGLFVTASAPGVASITY
- a CDS encoding glycoside hydrolase family 43 protein; the encoded protein is MLRKEDIQLRDPFVLPVEETGEYYLYGSTDKNIWRGPATGFDTYRSKDLATWEGPFPAFRPGPDFWSDTQYWASEVHRYQGRYYMFATFKAEGVCRGTQILVSDGPAGPFVPHSDGPVTPRDWECLDGTLYVDRAGRPWMVFCHEWVQVKDGTICAVPLTANLERADGEPVTLFAASEAPWVEPIREGDVYVTDGPFLHTCADGTLLMLWSSFKGGKYAQGIARSTTGGVTGPWVQESEPLYESDGGHGMIFRAFDGRLFLALHTPNKTPDERPVFIELREENGRLKAV
- a CDS encoding ABC transporter ATP-binding protein; the protein is MLKRFFSYYRPYKTLFLVDFCCAVVAAVLELGFPIAVNQVVDRLLPSGNWTVIVWACLGLLALYLLTMFLNFIVIYWGHKLGINIETDMRRALYAHMQKLSFRFFDNNKTGHMISRLTTDLFEIGEVAHHGPEDLFIAIMTLMGAFTLMAFLNWKLALLTFAIIPLIMWLVIVCNQRMTKAVDRMYRDVADFNARVEDSIGGIRVVQAFANEKHERKLFEANNLRFRDAKILQYKIMGFNLSISYMLMRLVQVFVLISGAYFVIRGELTAGEFIGFLLLTNVFFRPIEKINAIIESYPKGIAGFKRFVEIMDTAPDVADAPDAAPVSGLRGDIRYEGVSFGYEGQRRVLDGIDLAIRAGETIAFVGPSGAGKTTLCSLLPRFYDADEGRITIDGIDIKKMTLESLRKHIGVVQQDVFLFSGTLRENISYGKLDATEEELWEAARRARLEEFIRAQPDGLETVVGERGVKLSGGQKQRLAIARMFLKNPPILILDEATSALDTETEAAIQQSLAELSEGRTTLVIAHRLATIKHADRIVVVTEDGIAEQGRHEELLAIGGVYRRLHEAQFGPAAEEAVR